The Nitrospiraceae bacterium genome has a window encoding:
- a CDS encoding winged helix-turn-helix transcriptional regulator, translated as MKSKTTGTVLTSGQCAAVLKAIGDETRLQILEYLLINDHCVTELMLKLSCAQPHVSHHLRILRHAGLVEGIREGKRVCYRITPGMKRALANGQGQSLDFGCCEVRFPASTLSNLQRGK; from the coding sequence GTGAAATCAAAGACGACCGGAACGGTTCTGACCTCCGGCCAATGCGCGGCCGTCCTGAAAGCCATCGGAGACGAAACCCGTCTGCAGATTCTGGAATATTTGCTCATCAACGATCATTGCGTGACGGAACTCATGCTCAAGCTCAGCTGCGCGCAGCCCCATGTCTCACACCACCTGCGCATTCTTCGGCATGCCGGGCTGGTCGAGGGAATCCGCGAAGGAAAACGGGTCTGTTATCGCATCACACCGGGCATGAAGCGCGCGCTGGCCAACGGGCAAGGACAGTCCTTAGATTTCGGCTGTTGTGAGGTGCGCTTTCCGGCCTCAACGTTATCGAACCTGCAGCGCGGAAAGTAG
- a CDS encoding inorganic phosphate transporter, producing the protein MEILLFILVFALAFANGTNDVSKAIATLVGSGVTDYRRAILWGTAWTVAGASTSAFVAGAMVKTFSSGLLRAGTALPPAVALAILCGTVAWVLVATRTGLPVSTTHALTGAIVGSSLAAMLGERLLWPAIQAKIALPLLLSPLLALSVSLIVHPVIRLAATKWGGHCLCVMPDSRALVAIDPQGSARLLFHNKVFGGPFVAIPEQCDRAGLQGLIVGLDTIHWVSGGLAAFARGTNDAPKIVAMLLLGAATATWPNRLMQFGAYAGVALAMGLGSHLGGKRVTAVLAEKVTQMNHAEGLSANLTTSTLVLTSGILGWPVSTTHISSSAIIGIGLFKGRAAVRWGTVRDMVLAWIVTLPASGCFAALACWILLRMR; encoded by the coding sequence ATGGAGATTCTCCTTTTCATTCTGGTATTTGCCCTTGCTTTCGCCAACGGGACCAACGATGTCTCCAAAGCGATCGCCACACTGGTCGGCAGCGGCGTCACGGACTATCGGCGCGCCATCCTGTGGGGAACGGCCTGGACAGTCGCCGGCGCCAGTACATCGGCCTTCGTCGCAGGGGCCATGGTCAAAACATTCAGCAGCGGACTACTACGGGCCGGCACTGCATTGCCACCGGCCGTAGCACTGGCCATCCTCTGCGGGACCGTCGCCTGGGTCTTAGTGGCCACGAGAACGGGACTTCCGGTCTCGACGACGCATGCGCTGACGGGTGCCATCGTCGGGAGCAGCCTCGCTGCCATGCTGGGTGAACGGCTGCTGTGGCCGGCGATCCAAGCCAAGATCGCTCTCCCCCTTTTGCTGAGCCCGCTCCTGGCCCTTTCCGTATCATTGATCGTCCATCCGGTGATTCGACTCGCTGCCACGAAGTGGGGAGGTCATTGTCTTTGCGTCATGCCGGACTCCCGCGCGCTTGTCGCCATCGACCCCCAGGGCAGTGCGCGCCTGCTGTTCCACAACAAAGTCTTTGGTGGTCCCTTCGTGGCAATCCCCGAGCAATGCGACCGTGCGGGGTTGCAAGGGCTGATCGTCGGATTGGACACGATTCATTGGGTCTCCGGCGGACTTGCCGCGTTTGCGCGGGGGACGAACGATGCGCCGAAAATCGTGGCCATGCTGTTGCTCGGCGCCGCAACGGCGACATGGCCCAATCGACTTATGCAATTCGGCGCCTATGCGGGTGTGGCATTGGCCATGGGCTTGGGCAGTCATCTGGGCGGGAAGCGCGTCACTGCGGTGCTGGCGGAGAAGGTCACGCAGATGAACCATGCAGAAGGCCTCTCTGCCAACCTCACCACCTCGACGCTCGTCCTCACCTCCGGAATCCTCGGCTGGCCGGTATCGACCACGCACATCAGCAGCTCGGCGATCATCGGCATCGGGTTGTTCAAGGGCCGCGCCGCCGTCCGCTGGGGCACGGTTCGCGACATGGTGTTGGCCTGGATCGTAACGCTGCCCGCGTCGGGCTGCTTCGCGGCGCTCGCCTGCTGGATCCTCTTGCGCATGCGGTAA
- the arsS gene encoding arsenosugar biosynthesis radical SAM protein ArsS (Some members of this family are selenoproteins.) → MAQSLLAQGNPLAAPAEQLKHLHEINGCPPFDALIQRHGLFPLHATGISVLQINVGKLCNQACRHCHVDAGPDRTEQMSKETAEQCIAALAQTDIPTLDITGGAPELNQNFRWLVEQARALNRQVMDRCNLSVLLLPSQADLAEFLATHRVEVVASLPSFRAVQTDAQRGDGIFDKSIEGLRLLNHLGYGREGSGLVLNLVHNPVGAFLPPKQEAIEAQFRKELLAKHGIVFNHLYTITNMPVSRFLEFLVESGNFEGYMERLANAFNPAAAAGVMCRYTLSVGWDGKLYDCDFNQMLDLPVHSDVPTHIRDFDPVRLQHRRIITRNHCYGCTAGSGSSCGGAVT, encoded by the coding sequence ATGGCACAGTCGCTCCTGGCACAAGGCAATCCGCTGGCCGCTCCCGCGGAACAGCTGAAGCACTTACACGAAATCAACGGCTGCCCGCCGTTCGACGCACTGATCCAGCGCCACGGCCTCTTTCCGTTGCACGCGACCGGCATTTCGGTCCTGCAGATCAACGTCGGGAAGCTGTGCAACCAGGCCTGCCGCCACTGTCATGTGGATGCCGGACCGGACCGAACCGAACAGATGTCCAAGGAAACGGCCGAACAGTGCATCGCCGCCTTGGCACAGACCGACATTCCGACCCTCGACATCACCGGGGGCGCGCCGGAGCTGAACCAGAATTTTCGTTGGCTGGTCGAACAGGCTCGTGCGCTCAACCGACAGGTGATGGATCGCTGCAATCTGTCGGTGTTGTTGTTGCCCTCTCAGGCGGATCTGGCCGAATTCCTGGCGACGCATCGGGTGGAAGTCGTCGCCTCACTCCCCTCGTTCCGCGCCGTGCAGACCGACGCACAGCGGGGCGACGGAATCTTCGACAAGTCAATTGAAGGATTGCGCCTGCTCAATCATTTGGGATACGGCCGTGAGGGCAGCGGGTTGGTATTGAATCTGGTCCACAACCCCGTCGGCGCCTTCCTCCCTCCCAAGCAGGAAGCGATCGAGGCGCAATTCCGCAAAGAATTACTCGCCAAGCACGGCATCGTGTTCAATCACCTGTACACCATCACGAACATGCCGGTGAGCCGCTTTTTGGAATTTTTGGTGGAGAGCGGCAATTTCGAAGGTTATATGGAGCGCTTGGCGAATGCGTTCAATCCCGCGGCTGCGGCCGGGGTCATGTGCCGCTATACACTCTCAGTGGGATGGGACGGGAAGCTCTACGATTGCGATTTCAACCAGATGTTGGACCTTCCAGTACATTCCGACGTCCCAACGCATATTCGGGACTTCGATCCGGTTCGGTTGCAACACCGTCGCATCATCACGCGTAACCATTGCTATGGCTGCACGGCCGGCTCCGGCTCTTCGTGCGGCGGCGCAGTCACGTAG